A single region of the Ascaphus truei isolate aAscTru1 chromosome 6, aAscTru1.hap1, whole genome shotgun sequence genome encodes:
- the SDHB gene encoding succinate dehydrogenase [ubiquinone] iron-sulfur subunit, mitochondrial, producing MAAAVFSLRRSGSVLKTVGTLQASRGAQTAAAPASQAEARIKKFAIYRWDPDKPGDKPRMQTYDIDLNVCGPMVLDALIKVKNEVDPTLTFRRSCREGICGSCAMNINGGNTLACTLKIDTNLGKVTKIYPLPHMYVVKDLVPDLSNFYAQYKSIEPYLKKKDESKQGKEQYLQSIEEREKLDGLYECILCACCSTACPSYWWNGDKYLGPAVLMQAYRWMIDSRDDYTEERLAKLQDPFSLYRCHTIMNCTKTCPKGLNPGKAIAEIKKMMATYTEKAATA from the exons GCCTCCCGTGGGGCTCAGACAGCAGCTGCTCCTGCTTCTCAAGCCGAGGCGCGCATCAAGAAATTTGCTATCTACAGATGGGACCCAGACAAGCCTGGTGACAAACCACGCATGCAGACATACGATATTGACTTAAATGT GTGTGGTCCCATGGTACTGGACGCTCTAATTAAGGTCAAGAATGAAGTAGACCCCACACTGACTTTCCGCAGATCCTGCAGAGAGG GTATCTGTGGCTCCTGTGCCATGAACATTAATGGGGGCAACACCCTGGCCTGCACTTTGAAAATTGACACCAACCTCGGTAAGGTCACCAAAATCTACCCACTTCCGCACATGTATGTTGTGAAGGATCTGGTGCCG GATTTGAGTAATTTCTATGCCCAGTACAAATCAATTGAGCCTTATCTGAAGAAGAAGGATGAGTCCAAGCAGGGTAAAGAGCAATACCTGCAGTCCATAGAGGAGCGGGAAAAGCTG GACGGCCTGTACGAGTGCATTCTGTGTGCCTGTTGTAGCACCGCCTGCCCCAGCTACTGGTGGAATGGGGATAAGTATCTGGGACCTGCTGTGCTCATGCAG GCGTATCGTTGGATGATCGATTCGAGAGATGATTACACAGAGGAACGTTTAGCCAAGCTGCAGGATCCCTTCTCTTTGTACCGCTGCCACACCATTATGAACTGCACAAAGACATGCCCCAAG GGCCTTAACCCTGGGAAAGCCATTGCTGAAATCAAGAAAATGATGGCAACTTACACAGAGAAAGCGGCTACTGCATAA